Part of the Primulina huaijiensis isolate GDHJ02 chromosome 15, ASM1229523v2, whole genome shotgun sequence genome is shown below.
cttgtgtttttAAAAAGTAAGGCGTAAAACCCCCTAAAAATAAGGCAAATGTAcctaattttccaaaaaaacatATTCATAATGAAGTGAATAAAAATTCTATACCGAAACTGGGCTAAAACTTAAAAGGAGTAAGAAACATGATAGTAAGCAAAATAATATTAGCCAAACTttgtttttaacaaaaaattcttccaaatgaatttttgtGTATCTAAATAACTTGATATTGTCATTGACTCATTTAGCTTGAGCTTTGCTGCATAATGCTAGCAGCTTATtcgaaattatttaaattttgacatttttttgaaaaagtaaATTATGTATCTCTTTAGAATAGAAGTTGTTTGTGATTAttggaaaaataattattgttgatAGCAATAATCGTTCTATTAAGAGAGCGATTGATACATAACGTTCTGACTCTTACAcacttttctttaattttttttagatgggAGAAGAGTTTGTTAGAATTTAGTCTCGAATCCGGTACCTTATCCAAAACTTGAAATCTTGGTGTTAGATACGCTATAAATTATCCGCTAGTAGGTatatctttatatatatttatataggtGGTGATTTGTGCTTTTGCATGAGTTTGCATTCATGCCTCCTTTCTCTTGATTGAGACGTTAAATTGGTAGATATTAGttatagctttttttttttataaaacaattGATATTATTGTGAAGGAATTATTGGTGAGCAATTGGTAAGGCTTTCAATTCTTATGGATTGCAATACTCGCAATTATTGAGAGGATATTGTTGATGAACAATATTAATTGTCATTTCTAGTAGATCAACTATTGatatatgatttgaaatatTGCATTTGCATTGTTACCACGTAAACACTTCGGCGAAATAGAACTAAAACCCACCAAACAACGAAGTTATATAACTAAAACATAAATTTGATAAGTTAACGgactaaaaaaacaaacatgaGGACTTAGataattaaattgaatatttactcttattttaatatataaaaatatcagcAATTCTTAGAGTTGTTGCTCTTTATAATTAGAGTAGGTCTGttatgagatggtctcacgaatctttatctgtgagacgggtcaaccctaccgatattcacaataaaaagtaatactcttagcataaaaaataatattttttatggatgacccaaataagatatccgtgtAACAAAATActatccgtgagaccgtctcatacaagtttttgccttatagTTTTGTTTGTAAACAACTAAACAAGTAATTTATTTCCAAAATAACACATTCtttcttatttattattattttaaagaaaaactaaaactattttaaaacctttcaaacataaacattttatatgtgattttttaaaactacAATTTGTTGAACTACTTTAAAAACTCTAACCAagggaaaattatatttttgcttATATAGTTTGAACGTGTCTATTTTTAACAATTTACAACGTTAATCCacaaatttgtatatattttttttaaattttcgttgTTAGTCAGACTGCTGAAATGACAAGAAATGTCACCGACTTCtaatattatatcaataattttcaatatcaCGACATCATTTTCTATCGTCATATGAAAATgactataattttaaaaaaaaattaaataagcgGACTAAAGTATAAAATGTGAATATTTCGAAAACGAGATAAAGTATATAATTTTCCAAAGCTAACCACAGACACCGTTTCTGAAATCAtgcaaatcaaatataattacCATTCCATGATTGAAGCTTTGCTCTTGTCCGTCCAAGGTTTTAGTTATATGTCAAATATCAGTACATTGTTTTCCTCGAATAACGTGCACGAAAtcttcaaatctctcttttaccATCCACACGCCAACAAATATGGGTTGTCAATTTACTCCGAAAATGGTTTTGaattgttaataataataattttgatcttttaCGTTGTTATTCTGTTTCATGTTATCGTCATTTGACTCATCAATGTCGAGTTTTAGTCATATAACTTtgttttgttgttgttttttagTCGTATTTCATCTGAGTGTTACGTGACATCATGTCGATAATTTTCAGaattaactttaaaattttattgtatGTATCGTGTGATCAACATTTCAGTAAAATATGGCTAAAAAACCGACAGAAAATAAAGTTATATTATGACTATGATCCAACTACGACAAGTTCAATGACGTacaagaaatatgaaaaattatttattggtcctaaaaataaaattttgacgCTCCAAATAACTTTACCTTCGATGTTTGTAGATCGAATAGATTTGGTCACATGCGTCAAATCAATTAACAAAATTTGGCGATGCTAGAAATGATAGTGAATTGCTCGTGGGTtcttttaaagttaaaataattaattttaaggattTATATTTCTTACACTGATTTATATTGTCATTATCATTATATAGTTTGTCggtaattttatataatatatatgtactttaatatttgtttatttataatagttattttagaaaaaataaattatattaaaaataatcaaaacatttcatttagaaaaaaattcgaaGTTAAAAACGATCGTTAAAGCCAATACAAAACCAGATTAAAATGAACATTTAGGTTTGatttggtttgatttgatttttattatatcaatGGTTTGGTACGATTAACTATACTTGATTTGATTCgaatttttatcgtaaaacgaACCAACCCACCGTCTATCACCCCTAAACGTAACGACACTAGCTTGGTATTAAACTAATCGTGTGCCGGAGTACCCAACAGTTGGGAGATGCCACTGAGTCTTGATCCAAGTAAATTTATGCGCTACAAATTAAATAGGAGAAATATACTATCTATACaatcttcaaaaaataaaaatattattagaaaatTCATGTATTTGCTCAATACAAGGTCCGCAATGTCGTAATGACTAATGACATCAAATGAAGAAGTTGATCTGTTTTCGATTTTAGTCACGtaacttatatttttttctcgTTCGAAATCATAATTCTTTCtgtttgatttcaaattttactTTCGTGCGGATTCTTCCCCCAACTAACGAATTTGATTGgaaaattatcaatttttctCTCTACCCTTTCCCGGAAGTCGATGACTATTCACAGCTTCACGTAAATTGCTTTGAATGGGTAAATCAATCATTTGTCCTTGAGGATCCGACATTAATCCTCTCATACCTACTAATTGATGCACCTGAGATGCATTTCCTCTAGCATTGTGGAAGACACCATTTTTTCTGAAGAATTCGTTTCGCAGTTGATTTACCAAAAAAGAGGTTTTCGAAAGGTTAAGGATTTACCCGGTGTAAGATATCACATTGTTCGAGGAACCCTAGATGCTGTCGGAGTAAATCTTAATGCCTGAAAGTTGGATAGGATGTCCATTACGTAAATTCAACTGAATATTACTTATTTAACATTACCGTTCTCTTATGTTGTTTTTGTGTTGTTTTTGTGGCATAATAAATTGCCTATATTATACACATTGAAATTTATCTAaacaaatataaagaaaaaaacaaatttttttcgtTTAATTTAGAAATATTAGGTgacatttttgttttattttcccctttttatttttgctaagatttattttaatgtgtgtaaCACATGTTTTATTGTCGTCAAACAATCTATGGAAAAGaaaatcaatatcaaataagcaaTATTCGGTGAATTTAGCTATTTTAGACAAGAAAAAAACggaaaattggccttcagtccccagccgtcgattttttttgtgttcagtccctgagtacttttttagtaccacatttccacatgaagtgtaccacattttgtatgacatagtaccacaattttatgGGTAGtaagtgaacccaaagaaatattttgattggggatttttcaccaacttctccaaaaaaaacaaaaaacaaaacccaaaaaaaatctaaattataGATGAAAACCAAATTTCGACAAATCACAAATTTGCTACAATTTTGCCGATATAAGCTCATATAACCACCACACCggaaaaaaaaacttgtgtaaCATTTCTTGTTATGTTACTGATTAACTGCCCTGTGTtagattttgattattttggtagttttttaaatatgtaattttatATACTTTCCAATCAATGAATGAATgttgatttttatataaatttcgcTATTATTTCAGATTGATTTCTTATGTAGTTTTGTTTGgtaaaattatgtatttaacATAAATTCCGAAGTGTGAAACAAAAATAATCTCGAAACGCGTACACGTCGTCGCATTTGTCATTTTATCTCTCCGATTCATCGATACACGCGCCAAGATACATTTTAAGATCACGCTCTTCCAAGCATGTTTGGTGTGTGTATAATATATACACATACCATGTGCTAGTGTACGCAGAACTAAACATGCTTGGAAGACCGTGATCTTaaaatatacatgtatatatatgtgtatacatatatatgtgatACTCACTAGAAATATAGAGTTTGATTCTAGTAGGTGAGACTAGCTCAAATGCAGACCTCGAATTTATTCTAAACCTGAAATCACTAaggagaccgttagaagggggtcgGGAAGGTATCTCATCGTAGTCTCTCCGACGCTTAAGTCTGGTATTGAGAATAAAATGAGATAAGAGCTAAGAACGCTGCTAATaatcaatatagtgaatgaataattACACtttcaaacctgatatttataggagaatatctGAAATCCATCATGGGCCTCTTACCTTGGTTAGGGGTGGGCCGGGGGTCCAAAGCCCAGTTTGGACCTGATTTTGATAGGTCCATTAATGAGGTATCAATATGTATGTAGAGTATGTTTACCTGCACACCATTCGATATCGCACAGGTGGTGAGAAGATGTTCACGTGAATATCTTAGAAGTATATATTGTAACAGAATTCTTAAAACTCGAAAGGACGATGTTCATGTGAATTCTTGTGATATCTATGACGTGTGTGACATATCAAATCATATGTAATTGATCCTATAAAGTATAAAATGACAGCTATCTTTGATCAACcttattatttcaaatgttatatttaaataatttcattcCCCTCAAGTTTTAGATACGACCCATTAATCGTTATTTAAATTGGTCAATAATTTATTATGACTTTTTCTATGACTATTTGGAACAATGTCGTTTTCGTACTTCTATTTTGCAATGTATCTTTCAAAGCTAATGGAATAGGTACTAAATGGTTTTGATCGATCTCAAACAATAGGGAtccaattatatatacataGCTAATGACTCCATCAATGGCGGAGCCAAAAATCCGATTATACtcagattaaaattttaaactctaaaatcctttaatattttaaatttatttatccggattaatatcaaatttatccaaaattatacaaaaatttacatataaatttttttaaaaaaattcgggtgaCAAAGACTGTGACTCCGTCCCTGGCCACCATACAACAGCTGGTCACGGTTATGTTTTGATGTTACGTCAGTAACACgtttaaatcaaaattattaattgtaTAAATCGACTAAAACCGTGTAAAAAAGTTGTATGATTACCCGGATCAGTTAGCCTTATATAAGTAGACATGTAGCATGAACTCTGAATCACAAGTTCAAATTTCCTTGGCGAATGTACAATGGCAGCATACAATGAACTCAAATTATCTGTGAAGTATTTTTCCAGTTATCTGATGTTTCATGCTTACCTCTTCATCATCCCTATCCTTTTCTCAGCTGCAATCCGATATCTCAATATCCGGATAACGATGCAGCTATTCGCTAACGCGGCAGCAGATATTCATGGTCATCTTCATGATCTGAACTTTATACCCACCATTTTCTGCATGTTACTAACCCTAGGAACAGCAATTTTCATCAACTTCATTAATCCTCGGACAAAGATTTTCTTGGTTGATTTCGCGTGTTACAACCCAGACGCATCTTTACTCTACTCCAGAGAAGCTGTCTCCCGCACGGTGGCTTCTTTGCTATCCCCGGAGAACACGACTTTTTTCAAGAAAGTGGTGGAAAAGTCTGGAATGGGAGATAACACATTCGTGTATGCTTTCGACGATTTCCCTCCTAAATCCGCCTTTGAATGTGCTCGAGGCGAAGCGGAGACGGTGATATTCGGAGCTGTTGATGAGCTGTTGGCAAAGACAGCGGTGGCACCGGCTGAGATTGGCGTGGTTATAGTGAATATATCTGCATTCAATCCGGTGCCGTCTCTGTCCGCCATGATCGTGAACAGGTATAAGCTTAGGGAAGATGTATTGAGTTATAATTTGGGTGGGATGGGTTGCAGTGCCGGAATCATCGCCGTCGACCTTGCCAAACGGCTTCTGCTGCAGGTTaatgctttttcttttttgcttGATTCTATCTTGTTgcttttttaataataaaatttgacgTATTTCAGCAACCAAAGATGGTTTTTTTAAGAATCTCTCATGCAGTAAAATGATGCTAtggaatttatttattatttgaaaaaaaaacctCTCATTTAAATCTAAACTTAAATATGATTGTGACATATATTgataaaattttggaaaaaaagcaataacgaaaataaaataagaaaattgcGTTATAATATGGTCAATGCCAACCATGCAGGCCCGACGTCGAAGTTATGCCTTGATCATGAGCTTGGAGAGCGTTACCAGCAACTACTACACCGGAGAGGATCGATCAAAGCTCGTCGCGAATTGTCTCTTTCGAATGGGCGGTGCCGCAATCCTGCTATCCAACAAATCCTCCGACCGTCGCCGTTCAAAATACGAGCTGCTACACACGCTTCGCACCCACCACGGAGCGGACGATAGGGCATACCGATGCGTGTACCAGGAAGTAGACAGCAAGGGGAAACTCGGCATCACATTGTCCAAAGACTTGATGTCCATCGCCGGAGAAGCATTAAAAGCCAATATCACCTCCCTCGGCCCGTTGGTACTCCCATTCTCCGAGCAGTTTCTGTTCGTAGCGACGTTGGTGGCCAGAAAAGTGCTCAAGATGAAAGGTGTTCGCCCGTACGTTCCGAATTTCAAGCTCGCGTTCGAGCATTTTTGCGTCCATGCGGGCGGAAAAGCCGTGTTGGATGCGATGGAGGAGAAGTTGAAGCTGACAAAATGGGACATGGAACCATCCCGGATGACTCTTTACAGATTCGGAAACACGTCGAGCAGTTCGGTGTGGTATCAGTTGGCTTATTCGGAGGCGAAAGGGCGGATCAAGAGAGGGGACCGTGTATGGATGATCGGATTTGGTTCGGGGTTCAAGTGTAACAGTGGAGTGTGGCGTGCTTTGGGTGGTGTTGATCCTGCCGAAGAGAGCAATGCATGGACCGATGTGATTGAACAGTTCCCGGTTGAAATCTGCACGTAATTCTTGCTTGAGTCGTAGTTTTGAGTTGTGTCATTCAATTCGGAGTATAAAAAgttactttataaaaaaatattatgctaaaaagtTACTCTCTCAATATTTAAATTACACATCTCTTTTTCCAATGTATCGTGTTGTGCTATGtttcattaaaaattttatatacgCAAAAGTTACCcatctttttcataaaaaataataaacattgTTTTATAATTATACGAAACTAAATATAAAAAGAACAGAAGAGAATTACAATCTAAATAcgatatattaaaataaaacttCAATATTTATCATCATccccaaaacatatttttgtTCCTCGTTGTCAAAGTTATCTTCGTTATTATCTGGTGAGAGAGAACAAGGGGTGAGCATTTTTTAGAAATATTCAGTAAATAAGGACCGATCGATCATAATATTTATCATCATACCCAAAACATCTTTTGTTTCTCGTCATCAAGTTTATCTTCGTTATTATCGGACGAAGAAAAGTAAAATGTGAGTTTTTTtgagaaatactcagtaaatgatGATCGATCGATtataataattaacaaaatacATTTATTTATACGATCCAAAGAGTAGCAAGTCAAAATCAAAGATGAAAAATGATGACACTGAAAGTCTTATTATTCTCCATTGTTTAATTATCAatctttaattttattcatataaagAACGATGACAAGTTATCTATTATTATATCACAACGTATCAGAATCataacaaatcaaatatcaaaagttGGAAATTCCTTTatcattaaaaatgaaaatcataACAGGACCTTCaagtatttttaaacatgcTTTTAATTATAACGATTATATTAAAGAGAAAccaaacaattaaatcatatctCAAATTGAATGAATATATCATTTCGACCGTATTTTCAAATGCATACATATAGTCATATACTTTAAAGCAAAAGGCCACTTACTGTTCTTAGATCAACGTGGAAGAAAACTCGGTGTCAGTTACTCAAAAATAGCTGGAATTTGAACATAATTCTTGCTAATTGAGAACTGAAAATTCTTTGTATATAATGAAAGGCTATGAGATTTTTCGTGTGATTTATTAGAAATgagaaacaaatatatattggtGCAAATGAATATAATACATTGCAGCAATTCACAGTTGATTTTTCGTTGTTTAATTGATCAGTGTCCCCCAAAAAATTAAAGCGCCTTTAATTTCTCAACTACCAGGTCTTGTAAAAATCTTGTCATTATCTCGTAGGATGCATTATCAAAATTATACTTGACAACGATGTTTTATTTAAACTATATGGTAACTCAAACATGACAATTAATGTTACTTCTCAACAATCCTTTGATCTTGTGATGGGTTGAGAAACTAAAAagatcttgattttgatgataacaaaacttgttattgtgtttctaacatatttactcaagtgtgtaGTTGCTAGCTCAATTTGGAAGCTGAAACTCGAATTAGCCAAACTGAAAATCGGTGAGTTaagtgttttgatgatatcccacatattggtaaaaaaaatgacaaaaagtCAAAATTACTgaacaaaaaacttaatttgggACAAGTTGTATTTCACATCAATTGGACGAAATCGAATGTATCTAGGCAAAATGATGGCTTCAAGACCAAATTGAATGATCAGTCTAGCAGACGAGCCAAACTTAATGACCAGTCTAGCAGACGAGCCAAACTTAATGTTTAGTCTAGATGATGAGCCCATGACTGACAGCGGACCTCAAAATCAGTCGGGCTGGAGAAAAGTGGTCAGCAAGACGAAAATGATTGTTTCAATAtcaaaaataatacaaaaacttTCCAAGCTATCGTATTCTTGTGTCATCATTGTTGGAGTCCATATATACATCTTGAATATCGAATAATAGCTTTGGAAGATGATTCAAAGTATTAACAACCTACAAGAAAAAATTAGCAAGAATGGTAGCAAACTCAAAGTgcgaggatacatttgagagatACATACATTGTAGAGGATTAAATCCTTACACACAATCATtcacacatatacatgagagttgAGATTTAAAGTTTAGTTAAGTGAGTCTTCACATAAAGACATTAAAgaatgtgtttgtagtcttggcaTAAGAGACGTTAAATATTATGTGGATTGTGTGGTTGCGGCCTACAATTGAGAGCTTGCTGGGAGTTTCAATTAGACAAGATATAAGTCTTAAGTTGAAATGAGTTTATACATGGAGTTGTGTAAATCAAAATCGTCTAGTGTGAGCCTTCTCGAAAAGAAGAATGTGTGACATATGAGTTGTtaatatccgaacatccataaaaaattcgtgtatatttatttattgcatttacttatcatttctaATGTTTTAAAGATGTATTATTGAAGTATTTTatatgttcttcaaataccaaaatattgcatacaaattgtttcataaaatctttcaacaaaaatatatttactcgTTCAACTTgtatatcttttaaatattttaccaaaTATTTATTCGATTTCTACGAATGATTTTTTTGCATGTCTTCcatttgatttaattcatcgatattcaatatttaaaaaattgagcTATTATAGCTCAACGATTATTGTTCAATCGATCTTATCGTCATCAACTCATATGAATCAAATACTTGACAATAATAGCATGACTTGCGTTGGTTCTGACTTTCAACACAGCTTTTAATTCATGTCATATGTGCTACGAaaggtcttttttttttttgtgagacaTGACCGATTATTCCTCGCATGATGGCTTTCCAAAAAAAGTCAATAAATTGGTGCCCGACAATCTCACACATATATACTTAATAACTTTAGTCAATTTTAAGATCATTCACTTTTTTGAaataagctttttccttttctaTTAAACAAGTTAACTATTCTGTCAACNtacacacacacaccatacTTTTGCAGTgtttgtaaatattttaaaaaataattatggacTTTCCGTTTATAAAGTTTTGCTCGTTCAACATCGATCACATTCGTTTATCCAAGTGAGCCAATATGCCAAATCATGaaattttgcaattgttaaatgATCGGTCTTTTTGGGAAATTTTGTTAGACCCGACTATTATTTTGTCAATATTTTATCTTACAAACCAATGTGCCCATTAATTTggaggtaaaaacttgtgtgagacgatctcacgagtcatattttgtgagattgatctcttatttgggtaatccatgaaaaaatattactttttatgctaagagtattactttttgttgtgaatatcggtagggttgatccgtctcacagataaagattcatgaaaccgtctcataagagacctactctaatttGGGTATAAACACAAACCAAAAAACACGAATGTGTCAGTGCCCGGTTAGTATAGATAACTTCTGAATTAGTCTAGTCGGACTGAATTATGActctaattaattttatttttatttctaatcGTTTTGTCCGCTGATCATTTTGATAATTAGTTtatgagatatcatcaaaatatcaTAA
Proteins encoded:
- the LOC140960492 gene encoding 3-ketoacyl-CoA synthase 11-like codes for the protein MAAYNELKLSVKYFSSYLMFHAYLFIIPILFSAAIRYLNIRITMQLFANAAADIHGHLHDLNFIPTIFCMLLTLGTAIFINFINPRTKIFLVDFACYNPDASLLYSREAVSRTVASLLSPENTTFFKKVVEKSGMGDNTFVYAFDDFPPKSAFECARGEAETVIFGAVDELLAKTAVAPAEIGVVIVNISAFNPVPSLSAMIVNRYKLREDVLSYNLGGMGCSAGIIAVDLAKRLLLQARRRSYALIMSLESVTSNYYTGEDRSKLVANCLFRMGGAAILLSNKSSDRRRSKYELLHTLRTHHGADDRAYRCVYQEVDSKGKLGITLSKDLMSIAGEALKANITSLGPLVLPFSEQFLFVATLVARKVLKMKGVRPYVPNFKLAFEHFCVHAGGKAVLDAMEEKLKLTKWDMEPSRMTLYRFGNTSSSSVWYQLAYSEAKGRIKRGDRVWMIGFGSGFKCNSGVWRALGGVDPAEESNAWTDVIEQFPVEICT